The proteins below are encoded in one region of Brachyspira intermedia PWS/A:
- a CDS encoding lactate utilization protein — MTVQEEYFQKLSSVLKDKFNKKGFAFDSFSNKEEAKKFVLSLIKENDTITFGGSTSVNQMGILEDLKNYKNFVDRNNKELKAEAEVKAFSSDVYLCSANAITKNGDIVSTDGGGNRVAATIYGPKKVFLIVGRNKVCDTVEDAIKRVRSIAAGENSVRFKVDNPCCVGNMVCDEENCDIEKRLCSYTIIVNKCHIKDRIHIIFIDEELGF; from the coding sequence ATGACAGTACAAGAAGAATATTTTCAAAAATTATCTTCAGTTTTAAAAGATAAATTCAATAAAAAAGGTTTTGCTTTCGATAGTTTTTCAAATAAGGAAGAAGCAAAGAAATTTGTATTATCATTAATAAAAGAAAATGATACTATCACTTTTGGCGGAAGTACTTCAGTTAATCAAATGGGGATATTAGAGGATTTAAAAAACTATAAAAATTTTGTAGATAGAAATAATAAAGAATTAAAAGCCGAAGCTGAAGTAAAAGCATTTAGTAGTGATGTTTATTTATGTTCTGCAAATGCCATAACAAAGAATGGTGATATAGTATCAACAGATGGCGGCGGAAATAGAGTTGCTGCCACTATTTACGGACCTAAAAAAGTATTTTTGATTGTTGGAAGGAATAAGGTTTGTGATACAGTTGAAGATGCCATAAAAAGAGTAAGAAGCATTGCTGCTGGTGAAAATTCTGTGAGATTTAAAGTGGATAATCCTTGCTGTGTAGGTAATATGGTTTGTGATGAAGAAAATTGCGATATAGAAAAAAGATTATGTTCTTATACAATAATAGTTAATAAATGCCATATAAAAGACAGAATACATATTATATTTATAGATGAAGAATTAGGATTCTAA
- a CDS encoding flagellin N-terminal helical domain-containing protein encodes MIINNNISAINAQRTLKFRNVDLSKDMAALSSGMRINRAGDDASGLAVSEKMRTQIRGLRQAERNTQDGISFIQTTEGYLQESQDILQRIRELAVQSANGIYTDADRMLIQVEVSQLVDEVNRIASQAQFNTLNMLTGRFANPNEGGAPVASMWFHMGANMDERRRVYIGTMTAAALGLQTAEGTGISISSIDKANSAIGLVDEALMKVSKQRSNLGAYQNRLELTAQGLMIAYENTAASESRIRDTDMAETSVKFAKDQILSQANLAMLAQANTMNQGALRLVQ; translated from the coding sequence ATGATCATCAATAACAACATTAGTGCTATAAATGCACAACGTACTTTAAAATTTAGAAACGTAGACCTTTCTAAAGACATGGCTGCTCTTTCTTCTGGAATGAGAATTAACAGAGCTGGCGACGATGCTTCTGGATTAGCAGTATCTGAAAAAATGAGAACACAAATCCGCGGTTTACGTCAGGCTGAAAGAAATACTCAAGACGGTATATCTTTCATTCAAACTACTGAAGGATATCTTCAAGAGAGCCAAGACATCTTACAAAGAATTCGTGAATTAGCTGTACAATCTGCTAACGGTATCTATACTGATGCTGATAGAATGCTTATCCAAGTTGAAGTTTCTCAGTTAGTAGACGAAGTTAACCGTATTGCTAGCCAAGCTCAGTTCAATACTCTTAACATGTTAACTGGTAGATTTGCTAACCCTAATGAGGGTGGTGCTCCTGTTGCTTCTATGTGGTTTCATATGGGTGCCAACATGGATGAAAGAAGAAGAGTTTATATAGGAACTATGACTGCTGCTGCTTTAGGTTTACAAACTGCTGAAGGTACTGGTATTTCTATTTCTTCTATAGACAAAGCTAACAGTGCTATAGGTTTAGTTGATGAAGCTTTAATGAAAGTTTCTAAACAAAGATCTAATCTTGGTGCTTACCAAAATAGATTAGAGCTTACTGCTCAAGGCTTGATGATCGCTTATGAGAACACTGCAGCTTCTGAAAGCAGAATCAGAGATACTGATATGGCTGAAACTTCTGTTAAATTTGCTAAAGACCAAATCTTAAGTCAGGCTAATTTAGCTATGTTGGCTCAAGCTAATACTATGAACCAAGGTGCTTTACGTTTAGTTCAGTGA
- a CDS encoding tetratricopeptide repeat protein codes for MRVFLCSSVMAMFIIINAAFAQETITVQPDDKVVTNTSSARVKSGPIEDDLIKSVDLAENTLFSIKLNATNFDRYIRITSYSTNLDFVRFTRDKTNAFLTFRTLTAGIGKLDFQVDNEESIIRKYFYTITVTNSQGIASMETNAILDPDNETNNMSTNEMMTNDVMTNDMMDTNNTATNMVNTNEVVPNDANQTNQTASTNNAQTSIIKKPADKPAKVTETNPEIIALFNSAEELKNIKDYDNAVNAYSNIISSYPNSKYSVYSHFRIGDIYNQKKDYNNAFDMYNEASKLKNAGNNEKAAAIYSMGVMKKSENKHDEAIVYFNDIMNNYSQTPLYGNAVYEIADSLKQLGRISDGADMLEKSLEKNVKFSKRGDSILLLAEIYEKGDNNIRNFEKAYKTYNLYLAEYPTSSKAKYANDRKNFLSRNAVHLQ; via the coding sequence ATGCGTGTTTTTTTATGTTCTTCTGTTATGGCAATGTTCATTATAATTAATGCTGCATTCGCTCAAGAAACAATCACTGTACAACCGGATGATAAAGTAGTAACTAATACTTCTTCTGCCCGTGTAAAAAGCGGTCCTATAGAAGATGATTTGATTAAATCTGTAGATTTAGCTGAAAATACTCTTTTCTCAATAAAATTAAATGCTACTAATTTTGACAGATATATTCGTATAACAAGCTATTCTACTAACCTTGACTTTGTAAGATTTACAAGAGATAAAACTAATGCTTTCCTTACTTTCAGAACATTAACAGCTGGTATAGGAAAACTTGATTTCCAAGTTGATAATGAAGAAAGCATAATAAGAAAATATTTCTATACTATAACTGTAACTAATAGTCAAGGCATAGCTTCTATGGAAACTAATGCTATATTAGATCCTGATAATGAAACTAACAATATGTCTACTAATGAAATGATGACTAATGATGTTATGACTAACGATATGATGGATACTAATAACACAGCTACTAATATGGTTAATACAAATGAAGTAGTTCCTAATGATGCAAATCAAACTAATCAAACAGCATCTACTAATAATGCTCAAACTTCAATAATAAAAAAGCCAGCTGATAAACCTGCTAAAGTAACTGAAACTAATCCTGAAATCATAGCATTATTTAATTCAGCAGAAGAATTAAAAAATATTAAAGATTATGACAATGCAGTTAATGCTTACAGCAATATTATAAGTTCATATCCAAATTCTAAATATTCTGTATACAGCCATTTTAGAATAGGAGATATTTATAATCAAAAGAAAGATTATAACAATGCTTTTGATATGTATAATGAAGCTTCAAAATTAAAAAATGCTGGTAATAATGAAAAAGCAGCAGCTATATATTCTATGGGCGTTATGAAAAAATCTGAAAATAAACATGATGAAGCTATCGTGTATTTCAATGATATAATGAACAATTATTCTCAAACTCCTTTATATGGAAATGCTGTTTATGAAATAGCTGATAGTTTAAAACAACTTGGAAGAATATCTGATGGTGCTGATATGTTAGAAAAATCTTTAGAAAAAAATGTAAAGTTTTCTAAACGCGGTGATTCTATACTTCTTTTAGCTGAAATATATGAAAAAGGTGATAACAATATAAGAAATTTTGAAAAAGCTTATAAAACTTATAATTTATATTTAGCTGAATATCCTACTTCTTCTAAAGCTAAATATGCTAATGACAGAAAAAACTTCTTATCTCGTAATGCAGTTCATTTACAATAA
- a CDS encoding GerMN domain-containing protein, which translates to MPRYEQLKSKSKSISYTRQIRNESKEINLKKPIIISATFIIAAALIFTVVKKYSPMVDIAIKDFFSINHREALVLESDGITEDQNKMSFLNNIPLFNFFIKTDTNETLSVMAYETNSKIETSLDMMSENITNSSIITKESLLPFFNNSGVSNSILYDSGYIDYGNNHESVILSNNMNTLNRIPENDIINDNEENIIVADIENTPNTEEEKTYNYLEQMILENRQNNNTQDIKTTNTITNKQNNTESKKSIFDDILKPKDNTTKRETTTMKPASTTTFSTRPPASYVENTTKKDNANNDLNIDKYLNNNDDKEKVINNNQVNNNTVNNDRNINNNRKDNLNNNRKENIANNNRNLNNNEVNNNNVTENRKDIMQKSVYTITNSFDKSNIDYNRVINDMVNPNNNVVRENNNNIVNDSKVNNSKVNNNIISKDNNSIINKPSEEKNNINENKENNIIKNNELKDNNIKETDNNIIKNNSIKNNNAEYKKEIIKKAQSDINNYNIKKANNNITRDLKERKLKENSNEGIYLVEYSESTGSITLIFRERKFNNKSSVEEAIKELLVGATDEENNRNIISCIPKDTELLDIFIENNTVYLNFNENFEFNPLGNEGTMVQIYQFVYTATQFEGIDNVIFLINGQLNETIGAEGAIENMPFSRFE; encoded by the coding sequence GTGCCAAGATACGAGCAGCTTAAATCTAAATCTAAAAGTATTTCATATACAAGACAAATTAGAAATGAAAGCAAAGAAATAAATTTAAAGAAACCTATAATAATTTCAGCAACTTTTATCATTGCTGCAGCTTTGATATTTACAGTTGTGAAAAAATATTCTCCTATGGTAGATATAGCAATAAAAGATTTCTTTTCTATAAATCATAGAGAGGCTTTAGTTTTGGAAAGCGATGGAATAACAGAAGATCAAAATAAAATGAGTTTCTTAAATAATATACCGTTATTCAACTTCTTTATAAAAACTGATACAAATGAAACTCTATCTGTAATGGCCTATGAAACAAATTCTAAAATAGAAACATCTTTAGATATGATGTCAGAAAACATTACAAATTCAAGTATAATAACAAAGGAATCCCTACTTCCTTTCTTTAATAATAGCGGAGTAAGTAATTCTATACTTTATGACAGCGGATATATAGATTACGGTAACAATCATGAATCAGTAATATTATCAAACAATATGAATACATTAAACAGAATACCTGAAAATGATATTATAAATGATAATGAAGAAAATATCATTGTGGCAGATATTGAAAATACGCCTAATACTGAAGAAGAAAAAACATATAATTATCTTGAGCAAATGATATTGGAAAATAGACAAAACAATAACACTCAGGATATTAAAACAACAAATACAATCACTAATAAACAAAATAATACTGAAAGTAAAAAAAGTATATTTGATGATATCTTAAAACCAAAAGATAATACTACAAAAAGAGAAACTACAACTATGAAGCCGGCATCAACTACTACTTTCAGTACAAGACCTCCTGCCAGCTATGTAGAAAATACTACTAAAAAAGATAATGCAAATAATGATCTTAATATTGATAAATATTTAAATAATAATGATGATAAAGAAAAAGTAATAAATAACAATCAAGTTAATAATAATACTGTAAATAATGATAGAAATATAAACAATAACAGAAAAGACAATTTAAATAATAATAGAAAAGAAAATATAGCAAATAATAATAGAAATTTAAATAACAATGAGGTAAATAACAATAATGTAACAGAAAATAGAAAAGATATAATGCAGAAATCTGTTTATACTATTACTAACTCATTTGATAAATCTAATATTGATTATAACAGAGTAATAAATGATATGGTTAATCCAAATAATAATGTTGTAAGAGAAAACAATAATAATATAGTCAATGATAGCAAGGTAAATAATAGTAAAGTAAATAATAATATTATTAGTAAAGATAATAATTCAATAATAAATAAACCTTCAGAAGAAAAAAATAATATAAATGAAAATAAAGAAAACAATATTATAAAAAATAATGAATTAAAAGATAATAATATAAAAGAAACTGATAATAATATAATAAAAAATAACTCAATAAAAAATAATAATGCAGAATATAAAAAAGAAATTATTAAAAAAGCTCAAAGTGATATTAATAACTACAATATCAAAAAAGCTAATAATAATATAACAAGAGATTTAAAAGAGAGAAAACTTAAAGAAAACAGTAATGAAGGAATATATTTAGTTGAATACAGTGAATCAACAGGCTCTATAACTTTGATATTTAGAGAGAGAAAATTTAATAATAAATCTTCTGTAGAGGAAGCTATAAAAGAATTATTAGTTGGTGCTACTGATGAAGAAAATAATAGAAATATAATAAGCTGCATACCTAAAGATACTGAACTTCTTGATATATTTATTGAGAATAATACAGTATATTTAAACTTCAATGAGAATTTTGAATTTAATCCTTTAGGAAATGAAGGAACTATGGTGCAGATTTATCAGTTTGTATATACAGCAACCCAATTTGAAGGTATAGATAATGTTATATTCCTTATCAATGGACAATTAAATGAAACTATAGGTGCAGAAGGTGCTATAGAGAATATGCCTTTCAGCAGATTTGAGTAA
- a CDS encoding rhodanese-like domain-containing protein, producing the protein MLKSLNVQEAADLIKSNNDIKLLDVRSKMEVNMTGAIEGSILIDLNDPKAENLVNGLDKSEKYLLYCATGARSEALAHYMDRNGFKEIYYLIYAGHSQLAMALKK; encoded by the coding sequence ATGTTAAAATCTTTAAATGTACAAGAGGCTGCTGATTTAATAAAGTCCAATAATGATATAAAGTTATTAGATGTAAGAAGTAAAATGGAAGTTAATATGACAGGGGCAATAGAAGGAAGCATATTAATAGATTTAAATGATCCTAAAGCTGAAAATTTAGTTAATGGATTAGATAAATCAGAAAAATATCTTTTGTATTGTGCTACAGGTGCAAGATCTGAAGCATTAGCTCATTATATGGATAGAAACGGATTTAAAGAAATATATTATCTAATCTACGCCGGACATAGTCAATTAGCAATGGCCTTAAAGAAATAA
- a CDS encoding peptide ABC transporter substrate-binding protein, translating into MRKIIFLLITVFLFLLSCGNDKSYVETIRVTIGAEPQSIDPSFLSAIDSMIYAVHVFEGLTSKDENGNIIGGVAERWDISEDGLSITFHLRDNAKWSDGKNVVADEFVYSFRRLADPNTASAYSFLITPIKNADKILKGELATEKLGVEALDDRTLKVYFESPTAYFLELAAIPIFSPLRKEFISDNWTFSPKTYIGNGPYRMIDRKPDQIISLELNTNYWNKDMMIAKRIDFVMFSDVSTAYAALKEGSILYSYKVPTADIDLLRKEGYLVTTPSLGTAYYALNNTNEVLKDKRVRRALALAIDRNYIVENITKGGEIPAAAFIPYGLKDIKGDFRENGGGYYSVKKEDYKANIEEAKKLLEEAGYTNGANFPVLEFKTNPGVGITIAEAVQQMWKENLNIDMTITQEEWSVFQKNRQTRNYVVCRADWIGDYLDPMTFADLFVSTSAGNRVGYNDPEYDRLILEAKNTIDNKIRMDNMHKAEDKLIGEDMAFIPIYHYTSCSMQSPKLKNVLVDTLEIRRFFYSYIE; encoded by the coding sequence ATGAGAAAGATAATTTTTTTATTAATAACAGTTTTTTTATTTTTGCTATCATGCGGTAATGACAAAAGCTATGTTGAAACTATAAGGGTAACTATTGGGGCAGAACCTCAAAGTATAGATCCTTCATTTTTATCGGCAATAGATAGTATGATTTATGCAGTTCATGTATTTGAAGGTCTTACCTCAAAAGATGAAAACGGTAATATAATAGGCGGAGTCGCTGAAAGATGGGATATATCTGAAGACGGACTTAGCATTACATTTCATTTAAGAGATAATGCTAAATGGTCTGATGGTAAGAATGTAGTTGCTGATGAATTTGTATATTCTTTTAGAAGATTGGCAGATCCTAATACAGCATCAGCCTACAGCTTTTTAATAACTCCTATAAAAAATGCTGATAAAATTCTTAAAGGAGAACTAGCAACAGAAAAACTTGGAGTTGAAGCATTAGATGATAGAACTTTAAAAGTATATTTTGAAAGTCCTACTGCTTACTTTTTGGAATTAGCTGCTATTCCTATATTTTCACCTTTAAGAAAAGAATTCATAAGCGATAATTGGACTTTTTCTCCTAAAACATATATAGGTAATGGCCCATACAGAATGATAGATAGAAAGCCTGATCAGATAATATCTTTGGAATTAAATACTAATTATTGGAATAAAGATATGATGATAGCTAAGAGAATAGATTTCGTTATGTTTTCTGATGTATCTACAGCTTATGCAGCTTTGAAAGAAGGTTCTATATTGTATTCCTATAAAGTTCCTACTGCAGATATAGATTTACTAAGGAAGGAAGGCTATTTAGTTACAACACCTTCTCTAGGAACAGCTTATTATGCTTTGAATAATACAAATGAAGTTTTGAAAGATAAAAGAGTAAGAAGGGCTTTGGCTCTTGCTATAGATAGAAACTATATAGTAGAAAATATTACAAAAGGCGGAGAAATACCTGCAGCTGCTTTCATACCTTATGGATTAAAAGATATAAAAGGTGATTTTAGAGAAAATGGAGGCGGATATTACAGCGTTAAAAAAGAAGATTATAAAGCAAATATTGAAGAAGCCAAAAAACTTTTAGAAGAAGCAGGTTATACTAATGGTGCAAATTTTCCAGTATTGGAGTTTAAAACTAATCCAGGTGTAGGAATTACTATAGCAGAAGCAGTGCAGCAGATGTGGAAAGAAAATCTTAATATAGATATGACTATTACTCAGGAGGAATGGTCAGTATTTCAAAAGAACAGACAGACAAGAAATTATGTTGTATGCAGAGCTGATTGGATAGGAGATTATCTTGATCCTATGACTTTTGCTGATCTTTTTGTTAGTACAAGTGCCGGAAATAGAGTAGGGTATAATGATCCTGAATATGACAGACTTATATTAGAGGCTAAAAATACTATTGACAACAAAATAAGAATGGATAATATGCATAAGGCTGAAGATAAACTTATAGGCGAGGATATGGCTTTTATACCTATTTATCATTATACATCTTGTTCTATGCAAAGTCCTAAATTGAAAAATGTTCTAGTTGATACTTTGGAAATAAGAAGATTTTTTTACTCATATATAGAATAA
- a CDS encoding peptide ABC transporter substrate-binding protein translates to MKKIMTLFLMAASLFVLSCGGSGGNNNDAIVINMGAEPRTIDPSLNSLNVVSAMLYHPFESLTKIGADGKLTGGMAESWDISEDGKTYTFHIRTNALWSDGKPVTAYDFEYSWKRVVNPDVAAQYASLLEIIKNAKEINAGNMDYNELGVKAIDDHTFQVELVDPAAYFLEFMTTVSVFAPVRKDIIEQYGDDWTLSPETYICNGPYQMTERVMDEYITFEARTNYYNDETVAKKLKFISMADPNTAIAGIRGGTIHFSALEPPSSEIEKLKAENYIALKDGVGTFYLSLNITNNALKDKRVRQALSLAIDRNYLVSNVTMGGQAAAQGFVPPSMDGINGPYREEAGILIDTDNYTANVEKAKALMAEAGYPNGDGFPVLEIRVSPGLHIIVAEAIQQMWKSNLNIDVTLKNDEYPLVLQYLLERNFDIGSMAWNADYRDPMTMLEIMVKGNTFNYGLYDNTAYNTLVNNARKTADPAVRMKYMMDAEKLLIDDMPFIPLYHRSYTLMVSPKLKNVVYNALGKHKFNYCYIE, encoded by the coding sequence ATGAAAAAAATAATGACTTTATTTTTAATGGCTGCTTCATTATTTGTTCTTTCATGCGGCGGCAGTGGAGGAAATAATAATGATGCTATAGTAATTAATATGGGGGCAGAACCTAGAACTATAGACCCTAGTTTAAATAGTTTGAATGTTGTTTCTGCTATGTTGTATCATCCATTTGAAAGTTTAACAAAAATAGGAGCAGACGGAAAACTTACAGGCGGTATGGCAGAAAGCTGGGATATATCAGAGGACGGAAAAACATATACTTTTCATATAAGAACTAATGCTTTATGGTCTGACGGTAAACCTGTAACAGCATATGATTTTGAATACAGCTGGAAAAGAGTTGTTAATCCTGATGTTGCTGCACAGTATGCTTCTTTATTAGAAATAATAAAAAATGCTAAAGAGATTAATGCCGGTAATATGGATTATAATGAACTTGGTGTAAAAGCTATAGATGATCATACTTTCCAAGTTGAGCTTGTTGATCCTGCTGCTTATTTCTTGGAGTTTATGACTACAGTTTCAGTTTTTGCACCTGTAAGAAAGGATATTATAGAACAGTATGGCGATGATTGGACTTTATCACCTGAAACTTATATATGTAATGGTCCTTATCAAATGACTGAAAGAGTAATGGATGAGTACATCACTTTTGAAGCTAGAACTAATTATTATAATGATGAAACAGTTGCTAAGAAATTAAAATTCATTTCTATGGCTGATCCTAATACAGCTATTGCTGGAATTAGAGGAGGCACTATACATTTTTCAGCATTAGAACCGCCTTCTAGTGAAATAGAAAAATTAAAAGCAGAAAATTATATTGCTCTTAAAGACGGAGTAGGTACTTTCTATTTATCTCTTAACATTACAAACAATGCTTTGAAAGATAAAAGAGTAAGACAGGCTTTATCTTTAGCTATTGATAGAAATTATTTAGTATCAAATGTAACTATGGGCGGACAGGCAGCAGCTCAAGGTTTTGTTCCTCCTTCTATGGACGGTATTAATGGTCCTTATAGAGAAGAAGCAGGAATACTTATAGATACTGATAATTATACAGCAAATGTTGAAAAAGCTAAGGCTTTAATGGCTGAAGCTGGATATCCTAATGGAGATGGTTTCCCTGTATTAGAAATAAGAGTTTCTCCTGGACTTCATATAATAGTTGCAGAAGCTATACAGCAGATGTGGAAATCTAATTTAAATATAGATGTAACATTAAAGAATGATGAATATCCTTTAGTTCTTCAATATTTATTAGAAAGAAACTTTGATATAGGTTCTATGGCTTGGAATGCAGATTATAGAGATCCTATGACTATGCTTGAGATTATGGTTAAGGGCAATACATTCAACTATGGTTTATATGATAACACTGCTTACAATACTTTAGTTAACAATGCAAGAAAAACTGCTGATCCGGCTGTTAGAATGAAGTATATGATGGATGCAGAAAAATTATTGATTGATGATATGCCTTTTATTCCTCTTTATCATAGATCATATACTTTGATGGTTAGTCCTAAATTAAAAAATGTTGTGTACAATGCTTTAGGAAAACATAAATTTAATTACTGTTATATAGAATAA
- a CDS encoding peptide ABC transporter substrate-binding protein, with product MMFLVIISCGKKSETNNESVPSISINLGPEPKTMDPTLNSINVVSSYILHAFEGLTKIDSNNNVRPGMAETWDISDDGLVYTFHIRKNAKWSDGKPVTAHDFEYSWKRAVDPNTAAEYSYMMEIVKNAKDINAGNMDYNSLGVRAIDDYTFEVQLENPAIYFIDFIASTVVFMPVRKDIIEQYGDKWTLTPETYIGNGPYKMKERVIDEKIVFDINTNYYDADKQVAKQINFVLMSDPNTAIAGIRGGTIDFSALEPPSAEIEKLNNEGYIVANNAIGTYYIELNITNKAFADKRVRQALSLAIDRNYLVKNVTKGGQVPAGAFVPTEVRGLNSTFRKENKEYIDVNDYENNVKKAKALMAEAGYPDGANYPVIELKVSPGIYVLVGEALQQMWKENLNVNVSLVQEEFPITLQTLVEKDYQMARMGWTGDYNDPMTMLDVMTSGGGVNHTGFANKEYDDNLLTAKQTEDNKIRMAAMAKAENILMEEMPIIPLYYRADSFMKNPKLQGVVLNPLGRHKFNYSYIK from the coding sequence ATGATGTTTTTGGTTATAATATCATGCGGTAAAAAATCAGAAACAAATAATGAGTCAGTTCCATCTATATCTATAAATTTGGGACCTGAACCTAAGACTATGGATCCTACATTAAATTCTATCAATGTTGTATCATCTTATATACTTCATGCTTTTGAAGGTTTAACAAAGATAGATTCAAATAATAATGTAAGACCCGGTATGGCAGAAACTTGGGATATATCAGATGATGGTTTGGTATATACATTCCATATAAGAAAGAATGCAAAATGGTCTGATGGTAAACCTGTAACAGCTCATGATTTCGAGTATTCTTGGAAAAGGGCAGTTGATCCTAATACTGCAGCTGAATATTCATATATGATGGAAATAGTTAAAAATGCTAAAGATATTAATGCAGGCAATATGGATTATAATAGTTTAGGAGTAAGAGCTATTGATGATTATACATTTGAAGTACAGCTTGAAAATCCTGCTATTTATTTTATAGATTTCATAGCTTCTACGGTAGTATTTATGCCTGTTAGAAAAGATATTATAGAGCAATATGGAGATAAATGGACTTTAACTCCTGAAACATATATAGGAAACGGCCCTTATAAAATGAAAGAAAGGGTAATAGATGAGAAAATAGTTTTTGATATCAATACTAATTATTATGATGCTGATAAACAGGTTGCTAAACAGATTAATTTTGTACTTATGAGCGATCCTAATACTGCTATTGCCGGTATAAGAGGTGGTACAATAGATTTTTCTGCATTAGAGCCTCCTTCTGCTGAAATAGAAAAATTGAATAATGAGGGTTATATAGTGGCAAATAATGCTATAGGTACTTATTATATAGAATTAAATATCACTAATAAGGCTTTTGCAGATAAAAGAGTAAGACAGGCTTTATCTCTTGCAATAGACAGAAACTATTTGGTAAAGAATGTTACTAAAGGCGGACAAGTTCCTGCAGGAGCTTTTGTTCCTACTGAAGTAAGAGGATTAAACAGTACATTTAGAAAAGAAAATAAAGAATATATAGATGTTAATGATTATGAGAATAATGTAAAAAAAGCAAAAGCATTAATGGCTGAGGCTGGTTATCCTGATGGTGCAAATTATCCTGTAATAGAATTAAAAGTTTCTCCGGGTATTTATGTATTAGTTGGAGAGGCTTTGCAGCAGATGTGGAAAGAGAATTTAAATGTTAATGTATCTTTAGTACAGGAAGAGTTTCCTATAACACTTCAAACTTTGGTAGAAAAAGATTATCAAATGGCTAGAATGGGTTGGACTGGAGATTATAATGACCCTATGACTATGCTTGATGTTATGACAAGCGGCGGCGGAGTAAATCATACAGGATTTGCTAATAAAGAATATGATGATAATCTATTAACAGCAAAACAAACTGAAGATAATAAAATAAGAATGGCTGCTATGGCTAAAGCTGAAAATATACTTATGGAAGAAATGCCTATCATACCTTTATATTATAGAGCAGATTCTTTTATGAAAAATCCTAAATTGCAGGGTGTGGTATTAAATCCTTTGGGAAGACATAAATTCAATTATTCATATATTAAATAA